One region of Strongyloides ratti genome assembly S_ratti_ED321, chromosome : X genomic DNA includes:
- a CDS encoding PDZ domain and Sterile alpha motif domain and Ankyrin repeat and Sterile alpha motif/pointed domain and Ankyrin repeat-containing domain and Sterile alpha motif, type 1 domain-containing protein: MDNSVITDDNEHINVQIFVPDLKFQKCFYVHLDEIVWDIKQKLLAALPQPLSQAFNFGLFLPPCDGRAGKFLLEDRPIQDYPFHDCVPYLELKYKKRVYRMLRLDEKSLKQLHSKSNLKKFMDYVQSKNSTKIEKFCHQGLDPNFHDINGETPLTLAAGIQDNHDVIIQLVGGGAHLDFRNSEGQTGLHKAAFLSFVSNVKTMLELGASPSYKDPIGLTPLYYSMLTTESDDRIAEMLLAEASEIGITDMHGNHEIHQACKNGLTKHVEHLLYYGANVNAQNINGNTPLHVCSVNNKPECARVLLFRGANVNILNNQGQTALHVAQLIGNQQVVDVILHYNPSIVVPYRSTPKYNTKRRIPSNTISRRRSLSQVSISSSMQSENFYRSPSTMSNFGPGSRLSSINMKNNIDDQLSNDSSSITMVPSSSPSIHSGNQIIYANNRSEYGTLKRYAPEKMLTPPPGFEANIPRILVIPRGPKGFGFILRGVKNLEENEIFEPTPLVPGLQFFEGVDMAGMAMKAGLIPGDFLLEINGIDVRRASHEQVVQMIQMVKETITLKVITIDSNMHNNHFQSLGQNSLRRSVHYGVISRPPPPPPIRHPSTSLSVARGISMQQHILPTSSMKLPNYNHINQRRISAAELENLMARRNMPVQMCTPNINNYDMSDSMSSTSEYASTGGKKFNSVADMKRKKQVRASMNNSSYESSGDGIQTNYGMPNSFNQLYFGYDSHLIHPHPQEHKDFNGYYNDNKQIKIKSSNSSPDINQQYIYDENSYNNLQNNINRVHDGGRKTSNSDFSKTYKTTIRPKTPPPPPPIINGNITDDDEAPKIPQIDYNDFDSDENDVESKIIYKSAKSTVIKGHPINKSSLEEDNKKSNKNDKSLSIPKGNIPPPPPPPPPLINLSKNTSYKKNDKECTNSSQLPSTKSIGITSTLLSNVKLNSTSSTNNNEDSKVSQIKKNGKNLDFDSDLRNALARRRQKVCVEDDEYDDNGKSCESLNNIGSLSLKESIRENVEKQQNKLSVNVMGKNNNNNNSLTQKKDSGYTSSRTSLEPSENGDDNHEKNENLKNNINSNNVSILSQQIEETCNEMSSFNIDKQFPPTININFATKTNSNITYVTSTYEYDQKPESSSSERSIEGPVKTPPVDYDEPDSGHGDSDQDDKPHILNQYKNKDLINWTIMDVCDWLTSIRMSEYAKNFQKRNIRGADLMMFDRAKFTQLGVTRIAHRQCMEQSLKSFNSNVA; encoded by the exons ttgaaatataaaaagagaGTATATAGGATGTTGAGGCTCGATGAAAAGAGCCTCAAACAACTTCATTcaaaatcaaatttaaaaaaatttatggaTTATGTACAATCAAAAAATAGcacaaaaattgaaaaattttgtcATCAAGGATTAGATCCTAATTTTCATGATATTAATGGTGAGACACCCTTAACATTGGCAGCTGGTATTCAAGATAATCATGATGTCATTATCCAACTAGTTGGTGGAGGAGCACATCTTGATTTCCGTAATAGTGAAGGACag ACCGGTCTACATAAAGCAgcatttttatcatttgtaAGTAACGTAAAAACAATGTTAGAATTAGGTGCTTCACCTTCGTATAAAGATCCAATAGGTTTGACACCATTATATTATTCAATGTTAACAACAGAATCTGATGATAGAATAGCAGAAATGTTATTAGCTGAAGCATCAGAAATTGGTATAACTGATATGCATGGTAATCATGAAATTCATCAGGCCTGTAAAAATGGTCTTACAAAACATGTTGAacatcttttatattatggTGCTAATGTTAATgcacaaaatattaatggcAATACACCATTACATGTATGTTCTGTTAATAATAAACCAGAATGTGCCCGTGTTTTATTGTTTCGTGGTGCcaatgttaatattttaaataatcaagGGCAAACAGCACTTCATGTTGCACAGTTAATTGGTAATCAACAAGTTGTTGATGTAATACTTCATTATAATCCATCAATTGTTGTTCCATATAGAAGTACAccaaaatataatactaaAAGAAGAATTCCAAGTAATACAATATCAAGAAGACGATCATTAAGTCAAGTATCAATATCAAGTAGTATGCAatcagaaaatttttatagatcACCTTCTACTATGTCAAATTTTGGTCCTGGATCAAGATTAAGTTCtattaatatgaaaaataatattgatgaTCAATTAAGTAATGATTCATCATCAATAACAATGGTTCCTAGTTCTTCACCAAGTATTCATAGTGgaaatcaaataatatatgcAAATAATAGATCAGAATATGGaacattaaaaagatatgcaccagaaaaaatgttaacaCCACCACCAGGTTTTGAAGCTAATATACCAAGAATTTTAGTTATACCAAGAGGACCAAAAGGTTttggttttattttaagaggtgttaaaaatttagaagaaaatgaaatatttgaaCCAACACCATTAGTACCAGGattacaattttttgaaGGTGTTGATATGGCTGGTATGGCAATGAAAGCAGGATTAATACCTGGTGATTTTCTTCTTGAAATTAATGGTATTGATGTACGAAGAGCATCACATGAACAGGTTGTTCAAATGATACAAATGGTTAAAGAaacaataacattaaaagttataacaATTGATTCTAATATGCATAATAATCATTTTCAATCATTAGGGCAAAATTCACTTAGACGTTCAGTACATTATGGTGTCATTTCACGACCCCCACCACCGCCACCAATTCGTCACCCAAGTACATCATTGTCTGTTGCAAGGGGCATCTCAATGCAACAACATATCCTACCCACGTCATCAATGAAATTACCTAATTATAATCATATTAATCAGAGAAGAATTTCAGCTGCTGagttagaaaatttaatggCAAGAAGAAATATGCCTGTTCAGATGTGTACACCaaatatcaataattatGACATGAGTGATTCAATGTCTAGTACAAGTGAATATGCGTCTACTGgtggtaaaaaatttaattctgTTGCTGATATGAAACGTAAAAAACAAGTTCGTGCTTCAATGAATAATTCATCATATGAAAGTTCAGGTGATGGTATACAAACAAATTATGGTATGCCAAATTCTTTTaatcaattatattttggATATGATAGTCATCTAATACATCCACATCCACAAGAACATAAAGATTTTAATGgttattataatgataacaaacaaataaaaattaaatcatcAAATAGTTCCCCTGATAttaatcaacaatatatatatgatgaaaatagttataataatttacaaaataatataaataggGTACATGATGGAGGACGCAAAACATCAAATTCTGATTTTTCAAAAACTTATAAAACAACAATAAGACCTAAAACTCCACCACCACCACCACCAATTATTAATGGTAATATAACAGATGATGATGAGGCACCAAAAATTCCTCAAATTGACTATAATGATTTTGATAGTGATGAAAATGATGTcgaatcaaaaataatttataaatcaGCAAAATCAACGGTGATCAAAGGACAtccaataaataaaagttctTTGGAAGaggataataaaaaaagtaataaaaatgataaaagtcTATCAATTCCAAAAGGAAATATTCCTCCACCCCCGCCACCTCCACCACCacttataaatttatcaaaaaatacatcatataaaaaaaatgataaagaatGTACTAATTCATCGCAATTACCATCAACAAAATCAATTGGAATAACATCAACATTATTAAgtaatgttaaattaaattcaACATCTTCAACCAATAATAATGAAGATTCAAAAGTTtcacaaattaaaaaaaatggtaaaaatttAGATTTTGATTCTGATTTACGTAATGCTTTAGCAAGAAGAAGACAAAAAGTTTGTGTTGAAGATGATGAATATGATGATAATGGAAAATCATGTgaaagtttaaataatattggaTCACTTAGTTTAAAGGAGAGTATTAGAGAAAATGTTgaaaaacaacaaaataaattatctgTAAATGTTATgggaaaaaataataataataataattccttgacacaaaaaaaagatagtGG atatacATCATCAAGAACATCCCTAGAACCAAGTGAAAATGGTGATGATAACcatgaaaaaaatgaaaatttaaaaaataacattaattcTAATAATGTTTCAATATTATCACAACAAATTGAAGAAACATGTAATGAAATgtcttcttttaatatagaTAAACAGTTTCCACCAAcaataaatatcaattttgCCACCAAAACT aattctAATATAACTTATGTTACTTCCACATATGAATATGATCAAAAACCAGAATCCTCATCATCAGAGAGGAGTATTGAAGGTCCTGTTAAAACACCTCCAGTAGATTATGATGAACCTGACTCTGGACATGGTGATTCAGATCAAGATGATAAACcacatattttaaatcaatataaaaataaagatttgATAAACTGGACAATAATGGATGTATGTGATTGGTTAACATCTATTAGAATGTCTGAATATGCAAAAAATTTCCAAAAACGTAATATTCGTGGTGCAGATTTGATGATGTTTGATAGAGCTAAATTTACACAATTAGGGGTAACAAGAATAGCTCATCGTCAATGCATGGAACAAagtttaaaaagttttaattctAATGTCGCTTAA
- a CDS encoding Transforming growth factor-beta, N-terminal domain and Transforming growth factor-beta, C-terminal domain-containing protein: MLLANIQQLWINILIFWIILPGYTTSSIYNNFEGKDLENKKHLNEGMKETVKEMLNYNKYPHNSSQKYSRKVTSPAGKYMLALFDKYTKSAIANLSYSDSNIIRSFNPIPYLRDIRYKDSLVFNISVIDSSEEILRGDLYIYQKHLPKNLFNYQIPDVVSIDSDGFELNFKGKKLEHNLFFWNVTISLKNARIEKNNFLIFVFKKNSKYVPLRNIIQSNSPFLLVYSESDASRREAIDRRLKKMAYEDSEENIDNHLINGREKFNRGRHFMGRQKRQVDYMTYNTQNRVNNEDSVKKYVNKFVVKGPKILNGNRKKNRKGKKQKNNYDLQDPMMGFGEYIDDNTKEDNDIDIFNNNNDDNSNKPAGLKLLDGRYFDTQKCGKRTLQVKFSDIGWGSKVIAPKVFEANYCSGTCSFPLTKDVHHSNHAIIQSLLYNMKIIPSIPNVCCAPESMDSLTILYFDEQDNVVLKTYPKMSVSSCSCI; this comes from the exons atgttgttaGCAAATATCCAACAATTATGGATAAATATCCTAATTTTTTGGATTATATTACCAGGATATACAACATcttcaatatataataattttgaaggAAAAGATttggaaaataaaaaacatttaaatgaAGGAATGAAAGAAACTGTTAaagaaatgttaaattataacaaatatcCACATA attcaTCACAAAAATATTCTCGTAAAGTTACATCACCAGCAGGAAAATATATGTTAgctttatttgataaatatacaaaatcaGCTATTGCTAATTTATCATATAGTGATTCAAATATAATTCGTTCATTTAATCCAATACCtt atctTAGAGATATACGTTACAAAGACTCattagtttttaatatttctgtTATTGATAGTTCTGAAGAG attttaCGAGGtgatctttatatatatcaaaagcATCTAccaaaaaatctttttaattatcaaatacCAGATGTAGTATCTATTGACAGTGATGGatttgaattaaattttaaaggaaaaaaattggaacataatttatttttttggaatgtaacaatttctttaaaaaatgcaagaattgaaaaaaataattttttaatatttgtt tttaaaaaaaattcaaaatatgtaccattaagaaatattattcaatCAAATAGTCCATTTTTACTAGTTTATAGTGAATCAGATGCATCAAGAAGAGAAGCTATTGATAGACGTCTTAAAAAAATGGCTTATGAAGATAGTGAAGAAAATATAgataatcatttaataaacggtcgtgaaaaatttaatagagGTAGACATTTTATGGGAAGACAAAAAAGACAAGTTGATTATATGACATACAATACACAAAATCGTGTTAACAATGAAGATTCAGTAAAGAAATATGTCAATAAATTTGTTGTTAAAGGACCTAAAATATTGAATggtaatagaaaaaaaaatagaaaaggtaaaaaacaaaaaaataattatgatttACAAGATCCTATGATGGGGTTTGGAGAATACATAGATGATAATACAAAAGAAGATAATGATATTGACATATTCAATAATAACAATGACGATAATTCAAATAAACCAGCTGGATTGAAATTACTTGATGGAAGGTATTTTGATACTCAAAAATGTGGTAAAAGAACACTACAAGTAAAATTTAGTGATATTGGTTGGGGTTCAAAAGTAATTGCACCAAAAGTTTTTGAAGCAAATTATTGTTCTGGAACTTGTTCATTTCCTTTAACAAAAGATGTTCATCACTCTAATCATGCTATTATTCAATCATTACTTTATAACATGAAAATTATTCCAAGTATACCAAATGTTTGTTGTGCCCCAGAAAGTATGGAttcattaacaattttatattttgatgaaCAGGATAATGTTGTTTTAAAAACCTATCCTAAAATGAGTGTATCATCATGTTCATGTATTTGA
- a CDS encoding Insulin-like domain-containing protein, with the protein MLKNLFTTCIVILFVISNFQIDGSYTRFVYNDDVNGIRVCGFQLSQFFSKWCHNYKVHLEKTIGVENTMKMNYKSLNKKIEPTNDEQKYLYGKLTEFCCTHRCNSTTLEKLCIPRLNIF; encoded by the exons atgttaaaaaatcttttcacAACATGTATCGTCATTTTATTTGTCATTTCAAACTTTCAAATTGATGGAAGTTATACTAGATTTGTTTACAATGATGACGTCAATGGCATAAGAGTTTGCGGTTTTCAATTGTcacaatttttttctaaatggTGCCATAATTATAAAGTTCATTTAGAAAAAACTA tTGGTGTTGAAAATACGATGAAGatgaattataaaagtttaaataaaaaaattgaaccAACAAATGAtgaacaaaaatatttatatggaAAATTAACTGAATTTTGTTGCACTCATCGTTGTAATTCAACTACATTAGAAAAACTTTGTATTCCAAGActtaatatcttttaa